From a region of the Equus przewalskii isolate Varuska chromosome 2, EquPr2, whole genome shotgun sequence genome:
- the RPS3A gene encoding small ribosomal subunit protein eS1: MAVGKNKRLTKGGKKGAKKKVVDPFSKKDWYDVKAPAMFNIRNIGKTLVTRTQGTKIASDGLKGRVFEVSLADLQNDEVAFRKFKLITEDVQGKNCLTNFHGMDLTRDKMCSMVKKWQTMIEAHVDVKTTDGYLLRLFCVGFTKKRNNQIRKTSYAQHQQVRQIRKKMMEIMTREVQTNDLKEVVNKLIPDSIGKDIEKACQSIYPLHDVFVRKVKMLKKPKFELGKLMELHGEGSSSGKATGDETGAKVERADGYEPPVQESV, from the exons ATGGCGGTGGGAAAGAACAAGCGCCTTAcgaaaggagggaaaaagggcGCCAAGAAGAAAGT ggTTGATCCATTTTCTAAGAAAGATTGGTATGATGTGAAAGCACCAGCTATGTTCAATATAAGAAATATCGGGAAAACGTTAGTCACGAGAACTCAAGGAACCA AAATCGCATCTGATGGCCTCAAGGGTCGTGTTTTTGAAGTGAGCCTTGCTGATCTGCAGAATGACGAAGTTGCATTTAGAAAATTCAAGCTAATTACTGAGGATGTTCAGGGCAAAAACTGCCTAACTAACTTCCATGGGATGGATCTTACTCGTGACAAAATGTGCTCCATGGTCAAAAAATGGCAG ACCATGATTGAAGCTCATGTTGACGTCAAGACTACCGATGGTTATTTGCTTCGTCTGTTCTGTGTTGGTTTTACTAAAAAACGCAACAATCAGATTCGGAAGACCTCTTATGCTCAGCACCAACAGGTCCGTCAGATCCGGAAGAAGATGATGGAAATCATGACCCGAGAGGTGCAGACCAATGACTTGAAAGAAGTGGTCAATAAATT GATTCCAGACAGTATTGGAAAGGACATAGAAAAGGCTTGCCAGTCTATTTATCCACTCCATGATGTCTttgttagaaaagtaaaaatgctgAAGAAGCCCAAGTTTGAAT tggGAAAACTCATGGAGCTTCATGGTGAAGGTAGTAGTTCTGGAAAAGCTACTGGGGATGAGACAGGTGCTAAAGTTGAACGAGCTGACGGATACGAGCCACCAGTGCAAGAATCTGTTTAA